The Populus alba chromosome 6, ASM523922v2, whole genome shotgun sequence genomic interval ACACATCGATCTAGTTGCTCTTTTAGCTTGAACATTTCCTTTTcacttattttaattaaaaattggaGCTTCAAATCAAGATATATAACTGGGTAGCTCTTCTGCATTGCAGGGATCAAAACTTGCCAGGTTGCCACATCCACAAAGTGTACTTGAAGTACTCTTAATTAATTGTCAGTAaccattgttttaatttgatcttttgtatgttattttccatgattttttgagctaaTTTGGTTTGTTGACCATGCAGTTCCTCGGGGCATCACACATGGTTGCGGTGATTTGATTTTCTCATCACACATGATATTTACTCTAGTCTTTGTTCTCACATATCAGAAGTACGGCACAAAAAGGTATAATATGGCTTGTAAAAatgctgttttttttctcacagATGGAAAAAGAGACTTTTCTAGTTGGCTTGGCCccccctattttttttaatttggtcgaTAATAGggaatcaatttataatttttggttATGTGATAGCAATCTTGTTAGAGAATAGTGCAAGAAGTGGTCTGGTTTTCTCAAGTCTGCACCACCCCTTCCCTTTTGTTTCACAATGTGCACAATTCTAGCCAATCAAATGCCCTTACTAGCCCACCTAATTTCAGATTGTCTTGGAGCATTTTTGTAGGTGTATAAAGCAGTTAGGTTGGCTGATTGCTGTAGTTCTGAGCTTTTTGATTATAGCATCACGCAAGCATTACACTGTTGATGTCGTTGTAGCATGGTATGTATGATCTTTTTGATACCTCAGTTGTTATTtctattagaaaaaacaaatgttatgtcactctgatttttaaaaaattgatgctTTCCAGGTACACTGTTAATTTGGTGGTGTTCTTTCTAGACAAGAAATTACCAGGTAAGGCTgtccttcaattttttgttcTAATATTTTCTTTACCCCTTTTCCTTGGGGCATCATTGAGTGATGATACTAACTTTTGAGTTGTTGAATGCAGAGCTACCTGATCGGACTGGCGGTGCTTCTCTCTTATTGCCATTAAGTAACAAAGACAAGGATAGCAAGACCAGAGAAGAGAACCACAAGCTCTTGAATGGGAACTCAGTAGACCCTGCAGATTGGGTATGGTCAATAATCtattaattcttcttcttcttttcatgaaACTGCGTGGTACTGAAATGTGATATAAATTGGTACTTAATAGTGATGCTTGTTATCCTTTCCAGAGGCAGAGAACCCAGGTCAATGGCAAGATTCTGGACGACGCCAATTTAGTCCACGCTGATGCTACTGCAATGAACGGCGCATAGATGATGGAGGCGGCTGCTATCATAGCCATAATGCTGCAGGAACTGCTGCTCTTATCTTAATGACCCTGGATAGAAAGATTTGGTCAGCTTCTATTCTCAAGACTGCTAGTACATTTGATTTGTATTCTAGAGAGAATGAAACACGGGTTGTGCATTGATACTGCAGGCAGTCCTGCTCCTTTTCATGGTTAAAAAAATCCCTCACTAGCATCACTATGTATCATGGTACTCTTCATGGTTCCTATGATAGCATCCCGCATCTTGTGTTGCCCTTGAAACTCACCTGCACTGTGCTTATGTATGTAACTATGTGAATATAATTGTTTGCAAAGCCGAAGGCTATTCTCGTTTAGAATTTAACTGCGAATGTGATGAGGAATGGGCCTTTGTATTTCTTGATCCTTTCCTTTGTCACTTAATCAAATAGGCGAAATTAGTGTCATCACTGAGAATAGAATATTGCGATCTGATTTGGTAAAGAATTCTGGAAACACTCAGATTAGAGCTGAAATTCCAACTCGAATATAAAGAGGTTAAAACAGGGGCGAAGAAAGTTCCCTATGTGGAGATATCAATTTCTAGGATAGATTGATGGTAAACATTGGCGTCTTATATGTGGGTTTAGAGCCCCTCTGGTGTTTTGTTGGCTGTGGTGACGCCCCAGgcatttagaaaaattatgtaCAAGCAAATCAATGGAGTGATCTACCTTGTGAAGAACACATgatggtgtttttatttatttttattttttcaagtgtttttttgtttaaaaaataattaaaaaaatattttttattttctgacatttattttttatatcaacaaattaatttgaaataaaaaaaaaggttttgagaAAAACCACACCCTTTGTTTCTAtgcattttaataatatttgatgTGTGTTtaggattgattttttaaaagtatttttatcttgaaaaatattaaatatttcttttagtattttattatgattttaatgtgataatattaaaaataaaaagagttaaaaagttattctaatatattttaaaataaaaaactattttgaaaaaaaatatacataaaaatagaaaatcataGTTATAACTGGCCAAGGTGTCCATTTAAATGTGTGCTtaggattgattttttaaaagtatttttatcttgaaaaatattaaatatttcttttagtattttattatgattttaatgtgataatattaaaaataaaaagagttaaaaaagttattctaatatattttaaaataaaaaactattttgaaaaaaaatatacataaaaatagaaaatcataGTTATAACTGGCCAAGGTGTCCATTTAAATGTGTGTTtaggattgattttttaaaagtatttttatcttgaaaaatattaaatatttcttttagtattttattatgattttaatgtgataatattaaaaataaaaagagttaaaaaatttattttaatatattttaaaataaaaaactattttgaaaaaaatatacataaaaatagaaaatcataGTTATAACTGGCCAAGGTGTCCATTTAAATTGTAAACAGCACCTTACGTCACATGCTTGTTTATTGTCAGGATTCGGGACATGCCGGACCTTTCCCCTTGTTTGTCCTAGGCGACAGGATCTTCCATGCTCATACCAGTGACCTGTTTCTTACCATCAACGGTTTCTTGGTTGAGACAAGCACTGTGCAGCCACGTGGTATTGCAGTTTAAGTGTCGGTTAATGAATCATCAATTTAGTTGTGGTTTTTTACTAATCTAGTagtactttaaaaattattattacaggtgttatttttaaaagttataatttataattttttaaaaaaatcataatctcaGCTAAAAGTCACCGCTTCTCCAGCCAAACcctaattcaaaaataaaaaatattaaattaatgattttttatattatcaaacaagAATCAATTCCAAGTATATATGATCAAACGTGCACCGAATAATATTAGAATTGATCGCAATTTAATGTATTATTTATGGCCTTCTAGAGAATGTAAGCAGATCCTTCttgcaaaagaaaaacacacacAGACACACCTAATTGATGCTTTTCATGCGTCTGCGTCAACAACCTACCTTTGCAGATGTGGAAAactttttgtgattttcttggggattaaataaattcattataaataCAGTTTATTACTGTTGTTGATTGAAAtactaaaatgattattttacctttttttcaaaCAGAATTTATTAACTTGATTAGGGAGcaatataatatttctttatggtttatttttcaTCGTCAAATTGTTTCgaggataaattatttttttaaaactttttacagtaaaataacttatttatcttttaaaataaatataaaactacCATATATgacctttttagttttttttttattattttaaaaacaataaaataacttaattattcatgaaatcacaaaattattaaaccgaTAACAAGATgcttttttcatccttttcttatgtttttttttgttataatcttGTTAAGTGAGagacaatttgatattttaacaaacataaaatattattttaaaaaagataatcaaTGCATGTAATGTATGCTTACACACGCTAATAGGTAGGGGTTGCTTGCACTCTTTAGACAATGCATGCGACATTTCCTGGTGGTCAAAAATATCTAACTGTTGTGTCACCAAAAGGGTCAAGTGATGATGCATCTAATAGAGTGACATGTGTGACATTATAGATGACGATTCAATGcctatgtaattttttcttctttccccttttttttctctcattttcttaGGATTCACACCGGTCCAACCAAAATAAATAGTTGTACTcccacttatttttatttcaattgtagccttcattcttttgattgctttttatttgttttgaattgctttttttcttttcaatttcatccatttatttatttattttttaaatttcacccttcatcatttttttttattcttatgtcaaatttggtccctatatttttttaaattgattttattttttaatttttttccttcaacattgaatttcgtatttttttcattgcagTGATCACGGTCTCATGACCTGAGTCACAAGTATGAAATATTAAACCAGATTGacatcggttttttttttttaatttttcttacattgatttttttaaatttaatccttcaacaccaagtttattgaaaattcaacttgttatttctttttttcaatttttctttctatgtgGATAGCCAACCTCACAACTTGTGTTATGAGTTTCAATGTTAACTCGGGCCTTTTACATCATttaacttcattttatttttatgtcaaatctggtccttattattttaattttttttttgctttggatctttttttttttaaatgatttttgtatttttaatctcgtcatttaacattgaattgTTATGGATTGGacttagtaattttttttctatgcggTGATTTTGGTTTCATGACCAGGTTAAAAGTATGAAATGTTAACCTAAATTGACAagcaatctttttttaatattttttacaatgatttttttttattttatcattcaacattaaatttattgacaattaaatatttttttatttgctttctataaggaTGATAAGGCTATGCTTAACTTAGATTgactcaagatttttttttttcttcaattttatcctttaacgtTGCGTTATCTTGAAATTCAacctcataattattttttatatggcaACAGATCTTTTTCTTCGGgtcatcattatcatctttttcttatttttagattcaatacatttattttcattgtttttttttttttatcttataattaaGTCAACCGATATTCTTATTAGAACCAATATGGTTTATGTCTCAATCACAAAATCTCTTTTATACTTCAAAACATGCTAgcaatgtttcaaaattattttttcaagttaaaaaaaaaaaatgacccagCCGTCGCAAAGCGCGGCAAGTGATTTCCCTTATTACTCAAAtggaaaaagattaaaaatgaattttagggTAAGTGCTGTGAAAGGAGAAATAAGCAGACTTGCGTCATATTTGTCAGCCACGTTTCTAAATGTGTTCTTTTGTGTTGAGGTTATAGCTTTCATGACGCTACTTGTGGACGTGAAAGGAAGCACAGAGATAATAAAACACCCGAATTCGAGGTTCGCCCATCTTCTTGTTCCTCGATGCATTCTCAATGATTCAAGAACATGGGCTGTAGCGCAATTTGATCTTGTTGCCCATGTGGGCTCTTTCAAGTGTGTTTTTGTTGCTCTTGACAGCGAATGAGCTTGGCCCCATGCATGCTTGCTCGTCTCATATGGTATAGTATGATAGGCACTCATTGCCCCACCACCGTCTCTGCCCTGAACGTGATGCCGGCGCAAATCAAGCTTTGGAAACTCAGTCAATAAAGAGGGAGAGAGACCAATGGTCTGTCTAGCTATGATAATaaccactttctctctctacatgctctttcttttccttgtaaaaaaagagagggggaGGGGTCCTCTTGAGCCCTAAATGGGTGGTGCAAATAATAACTCCAACTGTCAGACAAAAGGATTGCTTTGCTCTACTCTTTTCCTGTTGTTATCCTTATTGAATGATGATCAGTGTGTGAACAAAAGCTAGCATGCTTCTCAGATCCAGTAGAGAATAGTGCAAGTGCAAAGGGAGAACAAGGCTAGCTCCGGTTTAAAATATATGCAACGAGGAAACACAGCATAGCTTGTTTGTTGACCTGTGATGGATTGttctgatttgatccttgaagctTGCATCATCTTCAATTTTCAGGTTGGTTAATCTTTTCAGGCTGGACATATGGAAATGGAGGCCATTTTTTGGAATCTCtataacataaaacaaaaggccAATCGTTCAATAtgtaagaaaaagaaggaaaaggcaTGAGGGATGGAATGAATTTGGTCAATGGTTAGAAATAGCATGCTGAGGTTCTCTGTTCATGGCCTTGTTACAGTAATTTGTCGGTggttgtgtttttgaaaaaaaaaatgattttttttttgttttaaattatttttttaatatttttgaatcattttgatatgccaatgtcaaaataaattttaataataataataaaatattattttgatatatttttaaataaaaaatatatttttaaaaaattaatatcataatacCTATCACTAGTAAAATTATACACCACTATTCTCCTTGGTTTTGCTAAAGTAAAGAATAGATGATGATTAAGAACTTATATGTTTTTACGGCAAAAAAccgttttaaaaaaatgatttatttatttaaaattaattaattttagtgttttttaattgttttgaaagtattgatatcaaaaataaattttaaaaaaaaaaaaaatattattttaatttatttttaagtaaaaaataatttaaaaaataactgctacTTCAATATCAAACATTCTATAATACAAAGTGtagttgataattaaatatacacTTCTTGATATAATTTCTTGCTAATGTAACAGTTGAgtataaatgatttatttaaaatataattttaaaataatttaatcccGTTGcacaaaatcctaaaaaaaaaaaaaaaccctactcaGTAGCTAATGATTCACACCCTACTTGATAACTAAGTTATCATCGATGGAGACGagtgcaaaataaataattttaaaaggcaGCAACCTTTTCCCATTGATTAAGTTTTTTCTTGGATAAGCACCCATTGAACATAAACCCTACCGTGGTAATCTATCAAACGGCAACGGTTTAAAGGAACACTTGCTTTTTACGTGTAAgattttccttcattttcaGGCGATCACATGGCTTCTTTATTCCCTCCGTTCAAAGGAATGACCCTTTGACATCACTCACCATATTCAGAttcattatttaataaacaaagattattataattaacttaatcacaatattaaaatacaatggTACTTAATAGTAGTTTATcctaatgttttttgtttgaaaaatatattaaaataatattatttttaatattaatatattaaaacgatttgaacacatattaaatttttaaaatgaaagagtAAACGCGTTCTAATTAAACTAACAATACGCGGATGAGATTTGACTACAGGTTTGTCGACCCACAGAGGAAACTAGGGATTAATATGAATAATTCCTAGTTTGAACCAGTCAAAACGCAAACAAGCAATTTACTATTATTAatcattctaataaaaaaaaaagagactacattttgaataataataagttagcctatgaacaacaagaagaagggCTCTCTAGAAAAATACAAAGGATCTGCAAGATCCAATTTCAacgaaaaacagagagagacagAGTCCTTGTCAATTAAGGTTCCTCAATAAGACACAATCACAGCAACCAAACACAACAGCtaatctcaaattaattaacaCATAAATTCCCTGTCAAATACTACCAGGTCTCATCAAGCTAAATTATCATTCCATGTGCACAATTATATTTCTACGACGTCGACCCATGATTTCAATCGGATCAGCCTGCCACCTCAActcctttgattttttcaatgcCTACTTCTATCTCTATAGTTGAAAATTTTCTGggtttatatagttgttaaattCAGAATGATTAGTTGAGGACCATGCAATTTAATTTagatattctatatatatataaaaaaaaatcttctaatgTTACCCTTTTAGTTTCCAAAAAGCTCCCAGTTACCCTAAACTTGGATTTGGTTTTTAGgttctctcattttctttaaaTCTTTAAGTTGAGATACTGCAAGGTAACATATATGGGTatttgagaggaaaaagagaggaaaacaagaaaaaataactttacaaaaattagaaggataaaattgagaaatgaAGACTATGGGAGTAGAAGTAGAACATTGCTGAATCTATAAAGGCAAAAATACACTTCACTCTGAAAAATGCTAGTTTTTAAGCTTAGCccaatcatataaaataaataacggTTAGCatgtttctttttgtgttttttttttttgaaaaaaattattttattattttattttatattttttaatgtaaaaatattttttttaaataatataaatattattttaataattttaaaaaacaaccattactaCATTTTCTAACattccattaattaattaaagtgcAAGTACCCAAAATAACCCTTCAGACACCATCCAAAGTTTTTACcactaaaaaacagaaaatttgAAAACGAGAGAGAGCGAGGACTGGGGAGACAGAGGTTGCTAAAAAAGGCAGAAGCTGAAACCTGAAAGGCCCTTTGCAATTCATTGCCCAAATACACACAACACAAGTAGCTAAAGCCTAAAGCTTGCTGGCTTCAATAAAAGCTTGGGATCCTCAACAACCCGCTTTCTCCCCCCCTGTGAAGTAGCATTCGACCACTTCCAGTAACTTGTAGACAAGGATCAGCACCAGAAGTGATGCAAACCGTTTGATTCACTTCCTCTCGTCACCGTCTgatcattttcatttattttttactcccTCTCTCTAATCAATGGGAGCCCGCTGCTCCAAATTCTCTCTCTGCTGGTTCCAGTCTCACCTTAAGGCTTCAGTCCTCGAATCCTCCGATCTCGGTAATTCAAGCCTCCTGTATCTTCTCcgtctctgtttttttatttttattcttttgtaaatGAGGGGTAATTGTTGGGGTAATATTGCCTTTCGGTGCAGAAAATGGGGGCAAAAGTGACAGAAATGCATTCCCGAGTTTCACCGAGTTCAGTTTCGAACAACTGAAAGCAGCCACGTCTGGGTTCTCTTCGGACAACATAGTATCGGAACATGGTGAAAAAGCTCCGAACGTTGTTTACAAAGGGAAACTAGACaatgaccgttggatcgctgtTAAACGATTTAACCGACTCGCCTGGCCTGATTCTCGCCAATTCCTCGTACGTTCAaatgaacagttttttttttaatgatttctttATGTTCTGTTAAAATTGTGAGAAGTCACTAATATACTCTTAAGTTGAAAATGGATTTGGTAAAAATGTAATTTAGGAGGAAGCGAGAACAGTGGGGAGTTTAAGGAGTGAGAGATTGGCGAATTTGATAGGATGTTGCTGTGAAGGAGAGGAGAGGCTGCTAGTTGCTGAGTTCATGCCTCATGAAACCCTTGCTAAGCATCTTTTTCACTGTAAgcacttcttttcttttgaattttaatgtgtttgttttggCTGTTGAAATTCTTTCCTTTCatcttttattgtttgtttattgCTAGGAGACcctttttgcctttttcttaTGTTAGCCAAAAATTCCCAACATTGAAAATTAGTTGATCAGATTTGATTAGGGAATATAATGGTATTTAGGGTTAGAGTTAATGAACTTTAACTGGTTTCGTCCTCGCATGCTTTGTttgaattcttgatattttGGTCATTACAGGGGAGAGCCAGCCCATGAAATGGGCAATGAGGTTGAGGGTAGCCCTGTACTTGGCACAAGCTCTGGAGTACTGTAGCAGCAAAGGAAGGGCGTTGTATCATGATCTCAATGCCTACAGGATCTTATTTGATAAGGTAAGTGTGGTTGTCTGCGTCTCTGCGATGTAGAATCTTCTCTGTGCTTGGTTCATCCACTGTATTGTTTCGGTCCTAATTTTGGTCCAGCTGTTGACAGGATGGTAATCCTAGGCTATCTTGCTTTGGCCTCATGAAGAATAGTCGTGATGGCAAAAGTTACAGTACAAATTTGGCTTTCACCCCGCCAGAGTACTTGAGAACTGGTAAAGACTGTGTCTGCATCTGAACTCATGATCACTATAAACTGATATGACCTTTGCGTACATAAATGGATCAGTTACCTCTCAATCTGATTAGTTTTGGGTACCAAGGGCTAGGGAAAAGGttgaaaatgattaaattattagaaatgGTTGATGATAAAAATTGTTCCGTTATCCTGGCAGGTAGAGTGACACCTGAAAGTGTAGTTTACAGCTTTGGAACCTTGTTGTTGGATCTTCTGAGTGGCAAACATATTCCTCCAAGTCATGTAAGTTAATTTGCTTTTCTTAAGCTGTAATAACCCATCTTATTGGTTTCTTGGTCCCTTGTAGTACAGATGAACTATTGTTATTCGCATTGTGATTGATGGTCATTTAAGCATTAAAAACTTGAGGATTTCCTCCACTGCCTGTCTTCTTTTTAGGCACTTGACCTGATTCGTGGCAAAAATTTCCTGATGTTGATGGATTCTGCTCTAGAAGGCCATTTTTCAAAAGATGACGGAACAGAGTTGGTTAGATTAGCTTCACGTTGTTTGCAGTATGAAGCTCGTGAAAGGCCAAATGCTAAATCCCTTGTCACTGCACTTATGTCACTTCAAAAAGAAACAGAGGTATTTAAAATAGTTTGCTTTGCTGTGTGTCTTCGTGGAGAAGGGCAGGCatagttttcttaaaattagGCCTGCTTCTGCTGGGTTGAAAAGTTTGTAAATACacctttttcttatcaaatattGTTTTAGCAGGTCCCGTCATATGTTTTAATGGGCATCCGACAAGAAACTGCATCATCAACTCAGCCATTGTCATTGACTCCTTTTGGTGAGGCATGCTTGAGAACGGATCTCACTGCCATACATGAAATACTGGAAAAGATTGGATACAAGGACGATGAGGGGATTGCCAATGAGGTTTGCCATCTCTAGTTTGTAATTGAtggtttatttttgttactAAAAAATGTAACCATATTGACGTCCGAATCAATAAAATAGCAAGATTAGTAGTCCATGTCACATGCATATCAAGAGTGAGCGACctgaaggaaaaggaaatttgAGTGGTTTCCACATTTCattgcaataaaaataaaacaaatagataaatgaattgtttttgttttgagtcaT includes:
- the LOC118048406 gene encoding phosphatidylinositol:ceramide inositolphosphotransferase 1; the encoded protein is MSLYIGREASKLWKRICAETTTEINLLADNWKYILGGLIFQYIHGLAARGVHYLHRPGPILQDVGFFLLPELGQDKAYISETLFTTVFLSFVVWTFHPFILKSKKIYTVLVWCRVLAFLVASQFLRIITFYSTQLPGPNYHCREGSKLARLPHPQSVLEVLLINFPRGITHGCGDLIFSSHMIFTLVFVLTYQKYGTKRCIKQLGWLIAVVLSFLIIASRKHYTVDVVVAWYTVNLVVFFLDKKLPELPDRTGGASLLLPLSNKDKDSKTREENHKLLNGNSVDPADWRQRTQVNGKILDDANLVHADATAMNGA
- the LOC118048398 gene encoding serine/threonine-protein kinase BSK6, whose amino-acid sequence is MGARCSKFSLCWFQSHLKASVLESSDLENGGKSDRNAFPSFTEFSFEQLKAATSGFSSDNIVSEHGEKAPNVVYKGKLDNDRWIAVKRFNRLAWPDSRQFLEEARTVGSLRSERLANLIGCCCEGEERLLVAEFMPHETLAKHLFHWESQPMKWAMRLRVALYLAQALEYCSSKGRALYHDLNAYRILFDKDGNPRLSCFGLMKNSRDGKSYSTNLAFTPPEYLRTGRVTPESVVYSFGTLLLDLLSGKHIPPSHALDLIRGKNFLMLMDSALEGHFSKDDGTELVRLASRCLQYEARERPNAKSLVTALMSLQKETEVPSYVLMGIRQETASSTQPLSLTPFGEACLRTDLTAIHEILEKIGYKDDEGIANELSFQMWTNQMQETLNSKKHGDTAFRAKDFATAIDCYTQFIDGGTMVSPTVYARRCLSYLMSDMPQEALGDAMQAQVVSPEWSTASYLQAACLFSLGMETDAQETLKDGTNLEAKRNKN